In Ignavibacteriota bacterium, one genomic interval encodes:
- a CDS encoding radical SAM protein, with translation MKKSAKSKFHPKFYNNFEFLFISIISKFMQLFKLGKNKNSASNMVKLNNIFEIIELRKKLLLYKFIKFNNQFYSTPTIPAFPSHPYDKMVEKGGLNFYQAGTTSKLQIDSVFLAVTNKCNLHCKYCYEKFNINKQKSIPVSKWTEIISKLQNKGVNIFILTGGEPLLEFDKLIEILNLSDTHQSDFHIHTSGASITKEKVKALKKAGLKAAAVGLDNYDAQKHDKMRGKGSFEEAVKALKLFNNEGILTYINFCAHKEIINDGGLFKYLDFVKNLNVSMIQLLEPRPCGGYFNNDFENWLNIEDKMQLKQFTILANKSRKYRNHPLIYYVAHVESKTQLGCHMGGLSHFYINSGGDVCPCVFFPVTYGNILSEDIYTIFKRMRENIPFPILSDCPSMILSKEIVQIYKNENEIPIKYTRIQNSLNKLINNEL, from the coding sequence ATGAAAAAATCAGCTAAGTCGAAATTCCATCCAAAATTCTATAATAATTTCGAATTTTTGTTTATTTCAATTATTTCAAAATTCATGCAATTATTTAAGTTAGGTAAAAATAAGAATTCGGCTTCCAACATGGTAAAACTTAACAATATATTTGAGATCATTGAACTTAGAAAGAAATTATTGCTTTATAAGTTTATCAAATTTAATAATCAATTCTATTCCACTCCGACAATTCCGGCATTTCCATCTCATCCATATGATAAAATGGTTGAAAAAGGCGGACTAAATTTTTATCAAGCCGGAACTACTTCAAAATTGCAAATTGATTCAGTATTTCTTGCGGTAACCAATAAATGTAACCTTCATTGCAAATATTGTTACGAGAAATTTAATATTAACAAACAAAAATCAATCCCGGTTAGTAAGTGGACAGAAATAATTTCCAAACTCCAAAATAAAGGTGTTAATATATTTATATTAACGGGTGGGGAACCTTTACTGGAATTTGATAAATTAATTGAAATTTTAAATTTAAGCGACACTCATCAATCTGATTTCCATATTCATACTTCCGGAGCTTCAATTACTAAAGAGAAAGTAAAAGCATTGAAAAAAGCCGGATTAAAAGCTGCTGCAGTAGGATTAGATAATTATGATGCACAAAAACATGATAAGATGAGAGGTAAAGGTTCATTTGAAGAAGCGGTTAAAGCGCTAAAATTATTTAATAATGAAGGTATATTAACTTACATAAATTTTTGTGCTCATAAAGAAATTATAAATGATGGCGGGTTATTCAAATATCTTGATTTTGTGAAAAACTTAAATGTCTCTATGATACAATTGTTAGAACCGAGACCTTGCGGCGGTTATTTTAATAATGATTTTGAAAATTGGTTAAACATTGAAGATAAAATGCAATTAAAGCAATTTACGATCTTAGCGAATAAAAGTAGAAAATATAGAAATCATCCGTTGATTTATTATGTTGCACATGTTGAGTCAAAAACTCAGTTAGGCTGTCATATGGGTGGATTATCTCATTTTTATATTAACAGCGGCGGCGATGTTTGTCCATGCGTATTTTTCCCGGTTACATACGGCAATATATTATCTGAGGATATTTACACTATTTTTAAAAGAATGAGAGAAAACATTCCTTTCCCAATTTTATCCGATTGTCCCTCAATGATATTATCAAAAGAAATAGTACAAATTTATAAAAACGAGAATGAGATACCAATTAAGTATACAAGAATTCAAAATTCTTTAAATAAACTAATCAATAATGAATTATAA
- a CDS encoding carboxymuconolactone decarboxylase family protein, with amino-acid sequence MENDSMYPRATMELAGKKADLAPKNIEAWRNFSKTVFEEGNLSRKTKQLIAVAIAHATQCPYCIRSHTKQAIIDGASNEEIMEAIWIAAEMAAGAAYAHANIAMDEMEKFNNKRAAK; translated from the coding sequence ATGGAAAATGATTCAATGTATCCTAGAGCGACAATGGAATTAGCAGGTAAAAAAGCGGACTTAGCGCCGAAAAACATTGAAGCTTGGCGAAATTTCAGTAAAACTGTATTTGAAGAGGGTAATCTTTCAAGAAAAACAAAACAATTAATAGCAGTTGCAATTGCACATGCAACACAATGCCCATACTGTATACGATCGCACACAAAGCAGGCAATTATTGACGGCGCAAGCAATGAAGAAATAATGGAAGCAATTTGGATTGCCGCGGAAATGGCCGCCGGCGCAGCTTATGCGCACGCTAATATTGCAATGGATGAAATGGAGAAGTTTAATAATAAAAGAGCAGCTAAATAA
- a CDS encoding carboxymuconolactone decarboxylase family protein gives MFMRIDWYKTLPEGYRAMLGLQKVVDNSNIDHKLFELVKIRASQINGCAHCLEMHTKDAKELGETELRLNVLAAWKEAPIYTEREKAALAWCEELTNISITGASDSVYKEVEKNFSPTELVELTLAITVINAWNRLAVGFRADVGNYVSKIKKSE, from the coding sequence ATATTTATGAGAATAGATTGGTATAAAACATTGCCGGAAGGTTACAGAGCAATGTTAGGCTTGCAAAAAGTTGTTGATAACAGTAATATCGATCATAAACTTTTTGAATTGGTAAAGATTAGAGCGTCGCAAATTAACGGATGTGCTCATTGCCTGGAAATGCATACAAAAGACGCAAAAGAACTTGGTGAAACTGAACTTAGACTAAACGTATTGGCGGCGTGGAAAGAAGCCCCTATTTATACTGAACGTGAAAAAGCAGCTCTTGCCTGGTGCGAAGAATTAACAAATATTTCCATTACGGGAGCATCCGATTCGGTTTACAAAGAAGTTGAAAAGAATTTTTCACCTACTGAATTGGTTGAGCTTACTTTGGCAATTACTGTAATAAATGCATGGAATAGACTTGCTGTTGGTTTTAGAGCGGATGTCGGGAACTATGTTTCAAAAATAAAAAAAAGTGAATAA
- a CDS encoding DUF488 domain-containing protein, with protein MNKILKIKRIYDNVSKDDGSRILIDRLWPRGIKKEDAKIDNWIKEIAPSNELRKWFAHDPAKWKTFKRKYLIELNEKEYLCAEILNYCDVITLIYSAKDEKFNNAVVLKEYLEKNYNK; from the coding sequence TTGAATAAGATTTTAAAAATTAAAAGAATATATGATAATGTTAGTAAAGATGATGGAAGCAGAATATTGATCGATAGATTATGGCCAAGAGGAATAAAAAAAGAAGATGCTAAAATTGATAATTGGATTAAAGAAATAGCTCCTTCAAACGAATTAAGAAAGTGGTTTGCGCATGATCCCGCAAAATGGAAAACATTTAAAAGAAAATATTTAATAGAATTGAATGAAAAAGAATACTTATGCGCAGAGATACTTAATTATTGTGATGTAATAACTTTAATTTATTCTGCAAAAGATGAAAAATTTAATAATGCTGTCGTGCTGAAAGAATATTTGGAAAAAAATTATAATAAGTAA
- a CDS encoding Crp/Fnr family transcriptional regulator, with product MILQDLPLFSELTIDELRKLTQLSYIKNYSKEEYVFHEGEEFKGIFIIVKGTIKIFKMSPQGKEYILHLLTKPHYFGDVPLFTGGDCPASVQAMEDAALLFIPKNEFIMLLENNPKLSIKIMIGFAKRLKSISVKAEDLSLKEVINRLADYILNGIANNGSYNLPEPYFKIPLSNPTLAAVLGTIPETISRAIKKLKVNKVIRMHNRTVFVEDFKRLKILAG from the coding sequence ATGATTCTGCAAGACCTTCCATTATTTTCTGAGTTAACTATAGATGAACTAAGAAAATTAACGCAATTAAGTTATATCAAAAATTATAGTAAAGAAGAATATGTATTTCACGAAGGTGAGGAATTTAAAGGGATATTTATAATAGTAAAAGGCACAATAAAAATATTTAAAATGTCACCACAAGGGAAAGAATATATACTGCATTTATTAACTAAACCGCATTATTTTGGAGATGTTCCTTTATTTACAGGAGGGGATTGTCCTGCAAGCGTGCAGGCAATGGAAGATGCAGCTTTACTTTTTATTCCTAAAAATGAATTTATTATGCTTCTTGAAAATAATCCTAAATTAAGTATTAAGATAATGATTGGATTCGCAAAACGGCTGAAATCAATTTCAGTAAAAGCAGAAGACCTTTCATTAAAAGAAGTAATTAATCGTTTGGCGGATTATATTTTAAACGGAATAGCAAATAATGGAAGCTATAATCTTCCAGAACCTTATTTTAAGATCCCATTATCAAATCCTACATTAGCAGCTGTTCTCGGTACTATACCCGAAACAATATCAAGGGCAATTAAAAAACTGAAAGTCAATAAAGTAATCAGAATGCATAATAGAACAGTATTTGTCGAGGATTTTAAAAGATTGAAAATATTAGCCGGATAA
- a CDS encoding cbb3-type cytochrome c oxidase subunit I → MSITRPFAVSKSKIEIDDIINEDHKLTKLVFTYIASATFWLFFGTLIGLYLGIRFTAPDFGVEPWLSFGRLRPIHTNVVFWGWCSLSMIALALYVVPRTSQRTLFSIKSAWISFFLINTSVLSGVICLFFGINNGGQEYREFIWPVMVVFASGLILLAHNLYKTIANRGTTEIYISNWYILAAFIWTIVVAITAYLPWYQNGLSETIIQGYYMHMGVGMWFTPMVLGLTYYFLPKLLNKPIYSYSLGVLAFWTQMVFYTMIGAHHFVFSPIPWWLQTVAIVFSFGMFVTLFAGTGNFLLTMKGSFRTISRSYSLPFILVGVIFYFFASGQGSFEALRSLNKVWHFTNFTIAHSHLTMYGFVSFLIWGGIYSLIPRLTGNEPPQILVGIHFWFALLGVLIYGVALMIGGTMQGESWISGAAFIESVKLMFPFWIWRAVGGSFMFFSHIVFAFNVYKMKPFTDKYIITKSAEEIV, encoded by the coding sequence ATGTCCATTACACGACCCTTTGCGGTATCAAAAAGCAAAATTGAAATTGATGATATTATAAATGAAGACCATAAACTTACAAAATTGGTTTTTACATATATAGCATCTGCAACATTTTGGCTTTTTTTTGGAACACTAATCGGTTTATATCTTGGTATTAGATTTACAGCTCCGGATTTTGGCGTTGAGCCATGGCTTTCATTTGGAAGATTAAGACCAATTCATACAAATGTTGTTTTTTGGGGATGGTGTTCTTTATCAATGATTGCTCTTGCACTTTATGTTGTACCTCGCACTAGTCAAAGAACGTTGTTTAGTATTAAAAGTGCATGGATAAGTTTCTTTCTTATTAACACTTCAGTCTTATCTGGGGTTATTTGTTTATTTTTTGGAATTAATAATGGTGGTCAGGAATACCGTGAATTTATTTGGCCTGTTATGGTTGTTTTTGCTTCCGGCCTAATATTACTGGCGCACAATCTTTATAAAACTATTGCAAACAGAGGTACAACTGAAATTTATATTTCTAACTGGTATATATTAGCGGCGTTCATTTGGACAATTGTAGTGGCTATAACCGCTTATCTGCCTTGGTATCAAAATGGATTAAGCGAAACAATTATTCAAGGTTATTATATGCATATGGGTGTTGGCATGTGGTTTACCCCTATGGTTCTTGGGCTAACTTATTACTTTTTACCAAAATTATTAAACAAACCAATTTATTCCTACTCCTTGGGTGTATTAGCATTTTGGACTCAAATGGTTTTTTATACAATGATCGGCGCACATCATTTTGTTTTCAGCCCAATTCCCTGGTGGCTGCAAACAGTTGCCATTGTTTTCAGCTTCGGTATGTTTGTAACACTATTTGCTGGTACAGGTAATTTTTTATTAACCATGAAAGGAAGTTTTAGAACAATTTCAAGGAGCTACTCACTGCCTTTTATTCTCGTTGGCGTAATTTTTTATTTCTTTGCTTCCGGTCAAGGTTCATTTGAAGCATTAAGATCATTAAACAAAGTTTGGCATTTTACAAATTTTACAATTGCGCATTCACACTTAACTATGTATGGATTTGTTTCATTTTTAATATGGGGAGGAATTTATTCGTTAATCCCAAGATTAACCGGAAATGAACCGCCTCAAATTTTGGTTGGTATTCACTTTTGGTTTGCTCTACTCGGTGTTTTGATTTACGGGGTTGCATTAATGATTGGCGGAACTATGCAAGGCGAAAGCTGGATTTCAGGCGCTGCTTTTATTGAATCTGTAAAACTTATGTTTCCGTTTTGGATATGGCGCGCTGTAGGCGGCTCTTTTATGTTTTTTTCTCACATTGTTTTTGCATTTAATGTGTATAAAATGAAACCTTTTACTGATAAATATATAATAACAAAATCTGCAGAAGAGATAGTATGA
- a CDS encoding cytochrome c, producing the protein MTINFHKNHQLLFYSVFFGFVLMTLIIAVGPAISLQNNTVPLPNSKPMTEQELRGLKIYISEGCLYCHTQQVRPIPQDKIFGRPSSPSDFVQLKPLDIWTMTPGVLGSERTGPDLSNIGNKQPSTVWQLMHLYNPRSVEKFSIMQSFPWLFMIKENPDINDLVVPVPNEFAPHSGKVVATQEANDLVAYLLSLKQIPIEDANEIMEGKTLLKNVNSNGAQLYNSICASCHQSNGQGVEQAFPPLKGDPVVTATDPTEHIKIVLFGSKGKVINGKTYSSEMPAWENQLSNDEAAAIINHERKSWGNNAPTVTVEDIAKIRKEGK; encoded by the coding sequence ATGACTATAAACTTTCACAAAAATCACCAATTACTTTTTTATAGTGTTTTTTTTGGTTTTGTATTAATGACACTTATTATTGCTGTTGGTCCGGCTATTTCACTTCAAAATAATACTGTACCATTACCAAATTCAAAACCAATGACAGAACAGGAACTAAGAGGACTAAAAATATATATTTCTGAAGGATGTTTATATTGCCATACGCAACAAGTAAGACCAATCCCTCAAGATAAAATTTTTGGGAGACCTTCTTCTCCTTCAGACTTTGTCCAGTTAAAGCCACTTGACATTTGGACTATGACACCCGGCGTTTTAGGTTCTGAAAGAACTGGTCCCGATTTAAGTAATATCGGAAACAAACAACCAAGTACTGTTTGGCAATTAATGCATCTTTATAATCCAAGATCCGTTGAAAAATTTTCAATTATGCAGTCGTTCCCTTGGCTTTTTATGATAAAAGAAAATCCCGACATTAATGATCTGGTTGTACCGGTACCAAATGAATTTGCACCTCATTCTGGAAAGGTCGTTGCAACTCAAGAAGCAAATGATTTAGTTGCTTACTTACTTTCATTAAAACAAATTCCAATTGAAGACGCAAATGAAATAATGGAGGGAAAAACTTTATTAAAAAATGTTAATAGCAATGGTGCTCAGCTTTATAATTCTATTTGCGCAAGTTGTCATCAATCTAATGGACAAGGAGTAGAACAAGCTTTTCCGCCGCTTAAAGGAGATCCGGTTGTAACTGCTACTGATCCAACCGAACATATAAAAATAGTTTTATTTGGTTCTAAAGGAAAAGTTATAAATGGAAAAACTTATTCTTCAGAAATGCCGGCTTGGGAAAATCAGCTTTCAAATGATGAAGCTGCTGCAATTATAAACCATGAAAGAAAAAGTTGGGGAAACAATGCTCCAACTGTAACTGTTGAGGATATTGCTAAGATAAGGAAAGAAGGTAAGTAA
- a CDS encoding cytochrome c, whose translation MIENDNSKIKIYLDNNLEPYATYSPPAKFDLDTSKLEDGEHLLKVVALDSSGRKGIRIIPFIVRNGPGIAVQGLNSNDIVEGNISLLVNAYGASKEDVWYPHKAETPAPVPTWAWIIFILIVAWGLYYASIEWEPGAEFANTPTFAPMSSIEKVPEIIEESSNLGASLYRTSCASCHQSNGQGIPGAFPPLAKDPIVIANDPTEHIKIVLFGANGAIINGIKYEGQMPAWENQLSDEEVAAVINHERTSWVNNAPTVTPDQVNKIRNSKTTLK comes from the coding sequence ATGATTGAGAATGATAATAGTAAGATAAAAATATATTTGGACAACAATTTAGAACCATATGCAACTTATAGTCCGCCTGCAAAATTTGATTTGGATACCTCAAAACTTGAAGACGGCGAGCATTTATTAAAAGTTGTAGCGTTAGATTCTTCTGGACGAAAAGGTATTAGAATTATTCCATTTATAGTAAGAAATGGTCCAGGAATTGCTGTGCAAGGATTAAATTCAAATGACATTGTAGAAGGCAATATTTCTCTTTTAGTAAATGCTTATGGCGCATCCAAAGAAGATGTTTGGTATCCTCATAAAGCAGAAACTCCCGCACCTGTTCCAACTTGGGCTTGGATTATTTTTATTTTAATAGTTGCATGGGGGTTGTATTATGCATCAATTGAATGGGAACCTGGTGCGGAATTCGCAAACACCCCAACTTTTGCCCCAATGTCAAGCATAGAAAAAGTACCTGAAATTATAGAAGAATCATCAAATTTGGGTGCTAGTCTATACAGAACTAGTTGTGCAAGTTGTCATCAGTCAAACGGACAAGGTATACCGGGAGCATTCCCTCCATTAGCAAAAGACCCGATTGTTATAGCGAATGATCCAACCGAACATATAAAGATAGTTTTATTTGGCGCAAATGGAGCGATAATTAATGGTATAAAATACGAGGGTCAAATGCCAGCCTGGGAAAATCAGCTTTCAGATGAGGAGGTAGCCGCAGTAATAAATCATGAAAGAACAAGTTGGGTTAATAACGCACCAACTGTAACCCCTGATCAAGTAAATAAGATTAGGAATTCTAAGACGACTTTAAAATAA
- a CDS encoding chloride channel protein yields MENINLLNNGIPIAPSLTPTLLAENYEPRNNDNKKRLLTISYIAFLIAIIISIVAKFLVYLIDYFTNISFYGNFSFSHSSPVGNSLGIFVIFVPAIGGIIVGLMAIYGSKAIRGHGIPEAMEQILTNNSKIKPAITFLKPLSSAISIGTGGPFGAEGPIIATGGAFGSTVGQLLKISHNERKILLAAGATSGMAAIFGTPIAAIFLAIELLLFEFSPRSLVPVAIACMVGSAGHHLLFSSKPVFEMGSISSPDISTLLVCILIGLIIGLLSVFVSKTVYFIEECFEKLPIHWMWWPAIGGLFVGIIGYFAPSTLGVGYDNITSLLAGNLTIQIVFSLCILKFISWAIALGSGTSGGTLAPLLTIGGAIGTLLGMTIIHFFPSSGITIPLAALIGMAAMFAGSSRALLTSIVFALETTFQINALLPVLITCVVSYLVSLFLMEHTIMTEKIARRGVRTPNSYEPDILEKISVEQIIKKDGVVLSEENSIKEICDWLNEERNNNANYFIVTNNDGEYKGILSSNDLLKYYLNPNSKIKTLVKSNRVSIGLNQTLRFAVEVMAKSNVEILPVVSQEGKNLVGLLSYHDIINVYKDGIDKDEIKQPHISLKRNGLKILLHGQKLIELTMRKNK; encoded by the coding sequence ATGGAAAATATAAATTTATTGAACAACGGCATCCCAATTGCCCCATCTTTAACTCCAACTTTATTAGCAGAAAATTATGAACCAAGGAACAATGATAATAAAAAACGGCTTCTAACAATTTCTTATATTGCTTTCTTAATCGCTATTATAATTTCTATAGTTGCAAAATTCCTAGTCTATTTAATAGATTATTTTACTAATATTTCATTCTATGGGAATTTCTCATTTTCTCATTCAAGTCCTGTTGGTAACTCACTTGGAATTTTTGTGATTTTTGTTCCAGCCATTGGAGGAATAATTGTCGGACTTATGGCTATATATGGATCAAAAGCAATAAGAGGACACGGTATTCCCGAAGCGATGGAGCAAATATTAACGAATAACAGTAAAATTAAACCCGCTATCACTTTTTTGAAACCGCTTTCTTCGGCTATATCAATTGGTACGGGCGGACCATTCGGAGCCGAAGGACCAATAATTGCCACAGGCGGAGCGTTTGGTTCAACAGTTGGCCAGCTTCTAAAAATTTCACACAATGAAAGAAAAATTTTACTTGCTGCAGGAGCGACATCAGGAATGGCAGCAATTTTTGGGACACCAATTGCCGCAATCTTTTTGGCAATTGAATTATTATTATTTGAATTTTCGCCTCGTTCACTTGTTCCGGTTGCAATCGCTTGTATGGTTGGTTCTGCCGGTCACCATTTATTATTCAGCTCAAAACCAGTATTTGAAATGGGAAGCATTTCATCTCCGGACATTTCAACACTTTTGGTCTGTATTTTAATTGGATTAATAATTGGATTACTTTCGGTATTTGTTAGCAAAACAGTTTACTTTATTGAAGAATGTTTTGAAAAACTGCCGATCCATTGGATGTGGTGGCCGGCAATCGGCGGATTGTTTGTAGGTATTATCGGTTATTTTGCTCCATCAACACTTGGAGTTGGTTACGATAATATTACATCGCTGCTTGCTGGAAATTTAACGATACAAATTGTTTTTTCGCTTTGTATCTTAAAATTCATTTCATGGGCAATTGCTTTAGGAAGCGGAACTTCAGGCGGTACATTAGCTCCGCTGCTTACAATCGGCGGCGCAATAGGTACACTTTTAGGAATGACAATAATACACTTTTTCCCTTCATCTGGTATCACTATTCCTTTAGCCGCATTGATTGGTATGGCTGCTATGTTTGCCGGTTCATCAAGAGCATTATTAACATCAATTGTTTTTGCTCTTGAAACAACATTCCAAATTAACGCTTTGCTTCCGGTTCTTATTACTTGTGTAGTTTCATATTTAGTTTCTTTATTTCTTATGGAACATACAATAATGACAGAAAAAATAGCGAGACGAGGAGTGAGAACTCCAAATTCATATGAACCGGATATATTAGAAAAAATATCAGTTGAACAAATAATTAAAAAAGATGGAGTTGTTCTGAGTGAAGAAAACAGCATTAAAGAAATATGCGATTGGCTAAATGAGGAAAGAAATAATAACGCAAATTATTTTATTGTAACAAATAATGATGGAGAGTATAAAGGAATACTAAGTTCGAATGATTTGCTGAAATATTATTTGAATCCAAATAGTAAAATAAAAACGCTTGTAAAAAGTAACAGAGTTTCAATAGGTTTAAATCAAACACTTAGATTCGCGGTTGAAGTAATGGCAAAATCAAACGTTGAGATATTACCGGTAGTATCTCAAGAAGGTAAAAATTTAGTGGGTCTTTTATCATATCATGATATTATTAATGTATATAAAGATGGAATTGACAAAGACGAAATTAAACAGCCACATATATCATTAAAAAGAAACGGATTAAAAATTTTATTGCATGGACAAAAGTTAATTGAATTAACAATGAGAAAAAATAAATAA
- a CDS encoding dihydrofolate reductase family protein yields the protein MRKIISFMHISLDGFVAGPNGEMDWIKINEEIFSHVGNRINKGDMALYGRVTFQMMENYWPTAGNKPSATKHDIDHSKWYAKIQKVVLSRSLKEKDFTNTKIISDNLTEKLSQIKQGEGEDILLFGSPSATHSLIKLDLIDGYWLFVNPVLLGKGIPLFVNVNNRTKLKLLSAQQFNCGVNELNYILEK from the coding sequence ATGAGAAAAATCATTTCATTTATGCATATATCGCTTGACGGTTTTGTTGCTGGTCCAAATGGAGAAATGGACTGGATAAAAATTAATGAAGAAATCTTTAGTCATGTTGGTAACCGAATAAATAAAGGAGATATGGCATTATACGGACGTGTAACATTTCAGATGATGGAAAATTATTGGCCCACAGCTGGAAATAAACCCTCTGCAACAAAACATGATATTGATCATTCTAAATGGTATGCGAAAATACAAAAAGTAGTTTTATCAAGATCTTTAAAAGAAAAGGATTTCACAAATACTAAAATTATAAGTGATAATCTTACGGAAAAATTAAGTCAAATTAAACAAGGCGAAGGCGAAGATATTTTACTATTTGGTAGTCCAAGTGCGACACATTCACTTATTAAACTTGATTTAATTGACGGCTACTGGCTTTTTGTGAATCCGGTTTTACTTGGAAAGGGCATTCCTCTGTTTGTAAATGTTAACAACAGAACGAAGTTAAAACTATTATCAGCTCAGCAGTTTAATTGCGGTGTTAATGAACTAAATTATATATTGGAAAAATAA
- a CDS encoding EamA family transporter → MNKKNIKIILAFGAIYIIWGSTYLATRFAIEAIPPLLMVGTRSLTAGIILYFLSRKMTNEKLKYENLLPLFLLGAMFFLVGHGLLAWAQQYVPSGIAALLVTPEPLLIFGLEWFFLKDTRKKLKGILGLLLGLIGVVFLIVSTSSAADSNNDLLASILIILGTISWGGGAVYSRTANIPKSPMLSSGMELIFGGLLVLAVGFITGETSQFHFDQVTLKSFLGLLYLIIFGSVIAFGSYVWLLKQTSATRISTHTFVNPVIAVLLGWLFANEQITFELLAAAVVIIISVYLVLYEQLVKRKNIKLEIKE, encoded by the coding sequence ATGAATAAAAAAAATATTAAAATTATTTTGGCGTTCGGAGCCATTTATATTATTTGGGGTTCAACTTATCTTGCGACTCGTTTTGCTATAGAGGCAATTCCTCCACTATTGATGGTTGGAACAAGATCATTGACTGCGGGAATAATTCTTTATTTCTTAAGCCGGAAAATGACAAATGAAAAATTGAAATATGAAAACCTTTTACCGCTTTTTTTATTGGGTGCAATGTTTTTTTTAGTTGGTCACGGTTTGTTAGCATGGGCTCAGCAATATGTGCCTTCTGGCATTGCGGCTTTACTTGTAACTCCGGAACCCTTATTAATTTTTGGATTGGAGTGGTTTTTCTTAAAGGATACGCGAAAAAAATTAAAAGGAATTTTGGGACTATTACTTGGGTTAATAGGAGTTGTTTTTCTAATTGTTTCAACTTCCTCTGCTGCAGATTCAAATAATGATTTACTCGCTTCTATTTTAATTATTTTAGGTACTATTTCTTGGGGCGGCGGCGCGGTTTATTCTAGAACTGCAAATATTCCAAAATCACCAATGCTTTCATCAGGAATGGAATTGATTTTCGGCGGTTTACTTGTTTTAGCGGTCGGCTTTATTACAGGTGAAACTTCACAATTTCATTTTGATCAAGTCACGCTTAAATCTTTCCTTGGACTTTTATACTTAATCATTTTCGGATCGGTTATTGCTTTCGGCTCATATGTATGGTTATTAAAACAAACATCAGCCACGCGCATTTCTACTCACACATTTGTAAATCCAGTAATTGCGGTTTTACTTGGCTGGCTTTTTGCAAATGAACAAATTACCTTTGAATTATTAGCAGCCGCTGTTGTAATAATAATTTCTGTTTATCTTGTACTATATGAGCAACTAGTAAAAAGAAAAAATATTAAGTTAGAAATTAAGGAATAA
- a CDS encoding archaemetzincin family Zn-dependent metalloprotease — protein sequence MDIFITPLKFFNNLLLQNLLEELSKRFNCCIRIADLKINLENFFSADRKQYFSTGVLSEAIKLSDEYNGKLVILTDVDIFVPALTFIFGEAQLNGKHSILSVCRLHEEFYSGISNHEILLQRTIKEFLHELGHNFGLRHCIDWDCVMHVSNGIEEVDIKGNTYCRKCVTKIDGYKYK from the coding sequence ATGGATATTTTTATCACTCCACTCAAATTTTTCAATAATCTTCTTTTGCAAAACCTTTTGGAAGAACTTTCAAAAAGATTTAACTGCTGTATTCGGATAGCAGATTTGAAAATAAATCTGGAAAATTTTTTTTCAGCGGATCGTAAGCAGTATTTCTCAACGGGCGTTCTTTCTGAGGCAATTAAACTTTCCGATGAATATAATGGTAAATTAGTTATCCTGACTGATGTCGATATTTTTGTACCTGCGTTAACATTTATTTTTGGTGAAGCACAACTTAATGGTAAACATTCAATTTTATCTGTCTGCAGGCTTCACGAAGAATTTTATTCCGGTATATCCAATCACGAAATTTTGCTGCAGAGAACAATCAAAGAATTTCTGCATGAACTTGGACACAATTTTGGTTTGCGTCATTGCATTGATTGGGATTGTGTTATGCATGTCTCAAATGGTATTGAAGAAGTAGATATAAAAGGTAACACATACTGCCGGAAATGCGTGACAAAAATTGATGGATATAAATATAAATAA